The Papaver somniferum cultivar HN1 chromosome 3, ASM357369v1, whole genome shotgun sequence genome includes a region encoding these proteins:
- the LOC113360142 gene encoding uncharacterized protein LOC113360142, with protein sequence MSCNNEPRTYPCTICGDQGHTGPQCPLFYPRETTRDQVSVLHGGMNSKYESRPKFDPYSNTYNPGWRHNPNFSWSKGAHQDDPYANPPPVFSRNQSQVQEPSSVDKKVSSPEENLNLFIERSVINNAEATKNINLLSQMFDNFGQKFDDFVLMSQRSGKTLENSVEPPKDKGPAEKETEVDQTSSKDPNGPEGAKSPSSQKIENALLDLGDSVNLLPSSIYEQLGLGEMKPIKITLQLADSQDINSPTILGRPFLVTTNAVIHCQTGLVEFSFGNQKISVNVFKALQAPPDPKHY encoded by the exons ATGAGCTGTAATAATGAGCCTAGAACCTACCCATGTACTATTTGTGGTGACCAAGGTCATACTGGACCTCAATGCCCCTTGTTTTACCCTAGAGAAACTACTCGTGACCAGGTTAGTGTCCTACATGGTGGTATGAACTCTAAATATGAGAGTCGACCCAAGTTTGATCCCTATTCTAatacctataaccctggttggagacataaccctaatttctcgtGGTCTAAAGGTGCCCATCAGGATGACCCATATGCCAACCCACCACCAGTTTTTTCTAGGAACCAATCTCAAGTCCAAGAACCGAGTTCAGTTGATAAAAAGGTGTCATCTCCAGAGGAAAATCTAAACCTCTTTATTGAACGTAGTGTTATAAACAATGCCGAGGCTACCAAAAATATTAACCTTTTAAGTCAGATGTTTGATAACTTTGGTCAGAAGTTCGATGACTTTGTCCTGATGAGTCAACG gagtggtaaaactttAGAGAACTCGGTAGAACCACCTAAGGACAAAGGTCCAGCTGAAAAAGAGACTGAGGTTGACCAAACTTCGTCTAAAGACCCTAATGGGCCTGAAGGTGCTAAGAGTCCAA GTAGCCAAAAGATAGAAAATGCTCTTTTAGATCTTGGGGATAGTGTGAATCTTTTACCGTCCTCCATATATGAACAACTTGGACTAGGTGAGATGAAACCAATTAAGATAACACTACAGTTAGCCGATAG TCAAGATATTAATAGCCCAACCATCTTAGGTCGTCCGTTTCTAGTCACTACAAATGCAGTCATACATTGTCAAACTGGCCtagtagaattttcctttgggaatcagaaaatctcggtaaaCGTTTTTAAGGCTTTACAAGCCCCACCAGACCCCAAACACTATTAG
- the LOC113357717 gene encoding uncharacterized protein LOC113357717, whose protein sequence is MNCVVKTVRFIKSIYLRVFFVQLMSFTGFFFRVFRFFHKHNLSISIMQVHTIIFMEIASKIANEITVGQRFAAYMVIPMRQEGVPTSCSTQKVLLGQILLASNVSRAKSNCLSMGSSKDQVQGEFNVHTIVPDIVGGAVAGDSVALHCSLYSYLCEYEVTLIFLHMRRIYKDPWLIFTLYVRVCN, encoded by the exons CAATATATCTTCGGGTATTTTTTGTTCAATTAATGTCTTTTACaggttttttttttagggtttttaggtttTTCCATAAGCATAACTTAAGCATTTCCATTATGCAGGTGCACACAATAATATTTATGGAAATAGCTTCGAAGATTGCGAATGAAATCACAGTAGGTCAGAGATTTGCTGCCTATATGGTTATTCCGATGCGACAAGAAGGCGTACCAACAAGTTGTTCTACACAAAAAGTTCTTTTGGGACAG ATTCTGCTGGCAAGCAACGTTTCGAGAGCTAAATCCAATTGTCTTTCGATGGGGTCCAGTAAAGACCAAGTACAGGGGGAATTTAATGTCCACACTATA GTGCCTGACATTGTTGGTGGTGCTGTTGCTGGAGACAGTGTAGCTCTTCATTGTAGTTTATACTCTTATCTATGTGAATACGAGGTCACTTTGATCTTCCTGCATATGAGAAGAATATACAAAGACCCATGGTTGATTTTTACTTTATATGTACGTGTCTGTAATTAG